The Candidatus Methylomirabilis tolerans genome includes the window TCGGTTCAAAAGATGATCATGTGGCGCAACTGCGCAATGGCCCCATTGTTAAAAGCTTCGCCATCGAGGATCCTCGACTCCTGGTGTTCGCACCGGACACCGTGCTGCTTGCCTATCGAGCAACCTTTACGCCGGCCGGCAAGGCCGATCCGCAGGTGGTCCGCACCATGTACGTATCGTCAGTGTGGAAACAACGCGGTGCCGACTGGGTTAACATATTCAGTCAAGACACGATGGCAGATGAGTCTGCCACGTGACCAGGGGTGACCCTGCGTTCACTCGGGTACGCACCCGAGGCGCCGCGTATCTTCAGTCGGGGCGCAGAGTCACAACGGTTGTCGGCATAACTCATTTTTACGAAGGGAGACACAGCAATGGGTGACAGTGGGAAAAAGGATAAGGGCAAAAGGGAAACGCAAAAAAAGGCCCAGCTTGATCCAAAGGCCAAACGAACATTGAAACAGGAAAAGAAGCATAAGTCCAGCTCCATCTCTTCCAGGTGACCTTCAATCACGTAAGGGAGTTGTGTGCCGGTCGCCGACCAGACCATTCACACTATGTCACTGGCAGCACAACCAGTCGATGCACCCGCCGGGCATGGCGGTTGCGCGTGCAATCAATGTCGCTCGACGCCATAACCGGCTGATGATCTCGAACATTGAGGCAACTATTCACGACAAGGAGGGACACATGGCTGGAGTAAAATTTATTGTAATCTACCCTCGTCCGACTGATATTGAAGCCTTCGAGAAGGTGTATCAGGACGAGCACGTACCCATGGCGGTTGAAAAGCTGGTCGGCAAGACCAAACTCGTAGCGACGAAGGTACTGGCTTCTCCTCAAGGGACACCACCTTTTTACCGTATCGCCGAGGTTCACTTCCCGTCGATGGACGCCCTGGAGGCCTGCGCTGCTTCAGCAGGGACGAAGGAGACATTGGCCCATGCCGTGTCTATCTCCACCGGAGGCACACCGATTTTTTTAGTCGCCGAAGAGGAGACTTTCACCTTCGCCCCATGAGCTCTGGCTTTGGCGCAGGACATTTCCGCATCGATCGGCATGACGATCGACCCTGACCTCTGCATCCTGAATGACTACGACACCGAAAGGTGCATGGGAGTTCACCAACTGCTTCGCCGCTCTGACGTGACACCCGGCCCGGCCCGATGAAACGTGTTGTTGTCATTGGAGCGGGTGCGGCGGGGACTATGGCCGCGATCTTTGCGGCCTCCAGCGGCGCCGAGACGCGGCTTCTCGAGCGTACGAATGACGGCGGACGCAAAATTCTCATCAGCGGGGGCGGTCGGTGCAACATTCTGCCGGCCGTCGTTCGTGAGTCTCGCTTCGTCACCGATTCTTCACCTCACACCCTTCGAAAGATGCTCCGCTCCTGGCCGCTAAGCGAGCAGATCGCGTTCTTCAAAGACGAAGCCGGGATCCCCCTGATGGAAGAAGCGGAGTCGGCGAAGCTGTTTCCACAATCTGAGCGCGCGCGCGATGTTCGCGACAGGCTGCTGGCGCTCGCGCGCGCCAGAGGCGTCGTGATCGAGACCGGCGCGTTGGTCACCGGCCTTGTCCCGGCCGGCAACGGCTGGCAGATCGAACGGCGCGGAGGATCATCCCTGCAGGCCGATGCCGTCGTTGTTGCCACGGGCGGCCTCTCCTTTCCCGGTACGGGAAGCGATGGCCTCGGGCTTCGCATCGTCAAGACGCTGGGACACACGATCACCCCAACCTACCCGGCGCTGACCCCGCTGACGGCGACGGTCCGGCGAAAGTCGGACACGACGGGTGGTGCGCCGTTCGCCGCGCTTTCAGGCATTTCGCTGCAGGTCACGCTGACTGCCCGCGCAGGAACCTTGGAGTCCACGTCGACAGGAGGATTTCTTTTCACCCACCACGGCTACAGCGGGCCCGCCGTGCTCGATGTGTCTCATGTCCCGGTACGCTCACGCGCCGAGATGGACGCTCCAGCGCGTCTCGTTGTACGATGGACGCCATTGAACGACAAGGATTGGGAATCGGCTTTCGGGTCACGCGGCGCTCGAACAGCATTGAACGCTGTGGCGGCTCAGTTGCCGCGTCGACTCGCCGAAGCGCTGATCGATTTCGCCGGGATTGATATTCGCCGAACACTCTCGCAACTGACCCGCGACGAGCGGCTTCGCCTCATCGACATCCTCGTACGATGCGAACTGCCGTGGTCGGGAGATGAGGGGTACGGGAAGGCCGAAGTCACCGGCGGTGGTGTGTGTCTGTCGGAGATCGATCCGAAGACGATGGAAAGCAAAATTCACAAGGGTCTGTTTCTGTGCGGCGAGATGCTCGACGCCTTCGGACCGATCGGCGGCTACAACTTTCTCTGGGCATGGGCGACTGGGCGCGCGGCCGGCCTCGGCGCATCACGCACGTAATAGGTCTTTCATCAATGAACTACCCCGCGGTAATCTGCGGGGTGTCGTCTTCTGTCCTGGCCCGTCATTCCGTGCTTGACACGGAATCCAGTCTGGCCCTTTGGATACCGGCGCCTGCCCCGGACCCCGATCCGGGGTCCGCCGGTATGACGAACTCGCGGTAAGCCGCTGGGAATGAACCCCCAGTGGATTCAATCTTTCACGCTACAAGACTAAGGTCGCCGATGGCTCTCGTTACACTCGATCATGTCTCCATCGCGTACGGACACGTTCCGCTGCTCGACGACGCCAGCCT containing:
- a CDS encoding aminoacetone oxidase family FAD-binding enzyme, yielding MKRVVVIGAGAAGTMAAIFAASSGAETRLLERTNDGGRKILISGGGRCNILPAVVRESRFVTDSSPHTLRKMLRSWPLSEQIAFFKDEAGIPLMEEAESAKLFPQSERARDVRDRLLALARARGVVIETGALVTGLVPAGNGWQIERRGGSSLQADAVVVATGGLSFPGTGSDGLGLRIVKTLGHTITPTYPALTPLTATVRRKSDTTGGAPFAALSGISLQVTLTARAGTLESTSTGGFLFTHHGYSGPAVLDVSHVPVRSRAEMDAPARLVVRWTPLNDKDWESAFGSRGARTALNAVAAQLPRRLAEALIDFAGIDIRRTLSQLTRDERLRLIDILVRCELPWSGDEGYGKAEVTGGGVCLSEIDPKTMESKIHKGLFLCGEMLDAFGPIGGYNFLWAWATGRAAGLGASRT
- a CDS encoding EthD family reductase, whose product is MAGVKFIVIYPRPTDIEAFEKVYQDEHVPMAVEKLVGKTKLVATKVLASPQGTPPFYRIAEVHFPSMDALEACAASAGTKETLAHAVSISTGGTPIFLVAEEETFTFAP
- a CDS encoding nuclear transport factor 2 family protein, encoding MSPDIDLFIALERRVWQALADGDTSADARLLDPQYLGVYATGFGSKDDHVAQLRNGPIVKSFAIEDPRLLVFAPDTVLLAYRATFTPAGKADPQVVRTMYVSSVWKQRGADWVNIFSQDTMADESAT